The genomic region GTTAGTAACTGTCAGTAAAGCAGCTTGTTTTACCCAGCGGTTACACACTTCCATTTCTTGTGAAAAGAGCATAGTCACTTTTAACCACACCAGGCAATTTGAGCACTATGTAATTATCATACTCAGTGCAGTTCAGGTTGTGGCCACTTTCCACTTCACAGAGGGGTTATACTAGTACCTCAGCAGCTTCACAAAAGATGACGTACTTGGGAGTTTGCGCATTTCTCAATGAACCGGAATTCATGGTGGGTTGATAAGTCTCGTTTGCAGAAGTCTAAAGAATACTAAATTATTTTACTCAAGTAGAAAAAAGTAGAGATACTGTGAAAAAACTGTACTAAAGTAAAAGTGAAAGTTGTAAAAGTTCAACAAAGTAAAAAGTTTAACTTATTTCAAATTTAAAGTTAAACTTATTTCAAATTTACTTTGAGTAAAACTGTGTGGTTGGCAAGGTGCAGATATACAGTCCTCTAGGACCTTTTCCAGGCAATGCACACAGGGAAAGAGCatgtataacatgttatttttaatttcagacCACTTTTACAAGACAGAATGCATTAACAACAgaaaatatgaaacaaaaaaaatccatacatattttaaaatggaatCTAAAGAAAATGATATTACATGAAGTGCGTTcataaaaaagctaaattaaataaataaacatgaaataaataactaataaaaaaatacaaactaaaatttaattatatgcaataaaatgtagtaacaaacatcacaaataaaaatctaataTGTTAATGTGTAACAACATTAATAAGTATGTGCAAGCACTAGCAATGAAACGCTTTGGGAATTGGCAAAACTAATatacattcaaataaaaacattgcacAACATCAGTTTGGGACAACAAAGCTACGGGTGCATGATGCAGACAGTTTAGCGAGCCAGACATAAAACCGTGATCCGCTTCCAGTCGAACCCTGGCTGCTGGTGCCAGCACAGTCTGTGATGAAATGAGGGAATTCATTTTCATGAGGGAAAGAAGCCGCTTTCCTCTTCTAGCAGCATGTAGGTGCTGTACTGTCAGCATAATCTCCTGTTCTAACGTCCCTAATGTTCCAACTAGGAAGATCACAGGAAGTAGCCGTCCCATGTATGTGTTTATCTcagactgaagactgaagaaTTTTAGAGAGGCTGGTAAAAAGAATGGCAATACCAAGGTGGGCTGCACATCTTTGATGATGACAAAGTTGATATTCAAGATGAGTCTAGGTAGTCTGTTTGGGGCTCTTTTACGAGAATCTTGATCCAACTCTGCATTCTCAGTCTGATCCTGATTACCAAACACACCGAACGCTTTAATAAAGTTTGAACCGCTGTCAGTCACGGTTCTCACCACCTTCTGTCCTGTGTTGTACTGTGTGTGAAAGTCATTAAGAGCACCTGCTAGAACATCAAACCTGTGGGACCGTCTCAACATGTTGCAGGCAAGTGCAGCAGATCTTCTTCCCAATGTCCAATTAGCAGTGACACCAATATAAATTTTGTGGAACACTGTCCAGCAATCAGTGGTTTTGGCAACACAGGTGACTCCACTAAGATGTGATACGAAATTTACCTTCATTTGAGCTCCAGCTTCCTGTATTTTGGCTTGAAGAGTGGGTTTGCATTGTGTTGAGAatccacacacatatacacacacacacacacacacacacacacacacacacacacacacacacacacgcacactttttctaagccacttatccttctgggtcatgggggctggaaacactctggacaggttgtCAGTCCATTTTTGAATGCAGGTTCTTCaacaacagaaaatggacaaaaacccTTGAAAATAAAGTGGATCATCGCCTTGTCAACTGTCTGCTGTGACACATGTCTGGAAGCACCAACCCCACTCACATGAGATATCTTTGCTTGCTTGGGACATCTGCTGGTCCGTCTTCCAGGGTTCACTTTCGTGCTGCTACAAGGCCATTGTAGGCCTTCAGCTTTAATGGATGTTTCCTctgtaaacaaaatgtttccATCAGTGTGAAGGCATATAAGCAATGTCCCTTTTTTCATACAGCTggaattaattacatttattctaAACTTCATATTGACATTTGATAAAGCACTTTTTTTGCTTATAGATatgcctgaaaaaaaaacacaaactgtttGAAAAGATAAACATTAAGTTACAGTATTTACATTATAAACAACtaataatgacaataacagAAGACAACAATGAATTACTTTGTTAGCTTACACACTAAAAACATAATACGACAGTGTTATAACAGGAAAGATTAGACTGTATTAAAATGTTGATTCCCATCATTTGTCAGGTAACAGATCAAATAAATGTAGCATTAACCAAGCGAGAATGGTAGCTAATGTGTCTGGCATGGATGTAGCTTAAGTAAACAAAACTAGCGTCACATTTTTGGGTGTACAAAGCTTACACTGCGTAATGAAGCTGTCGTCTTTTTTGCATTTGAAGTTGAATTGGTCCCCTAAATGTGTCCAAGGATTTTCTTCAACTTCAGCCTCAGCTGGACATTTTATCTGTTCATTTATATCAGATTCATTTATATCTGCATTTACTTCTTGGGTGTCCATTTTTTAAACTCTGGTTCACTTCTGTAACATTTCATCTTAACCACCTGACATGACATGAGTGACTGACATGAAAACTTGTTGTTTTGGCATAGGAGATCACATTATTTACTAACATGTAAAACtaaaattgcttttttttattaagtaatACTCCACAAAGTATACgttcacaaaaaataaactttgctgcagtaacaagAGTCGACATATTGGTCTATATTGGTCTTTAATATTGCagctgtcatgattggcccctcccggtcctgtccatgtgttcgtgttttgttttggtctagtccacgtgttttctttgttttggtttcctagtctgtccccttgttttgtgactctgcccctgattgtcgccacctgttttctgcctgtccctcgttatccctgtgttttataagccacatgtttgccctttgttttcgctggtctttgtactgtttgaagtgtatgtattgttagaagagttttgtttatttctggtctgtttgaggttctgtgttcattttgtcatgtctgtccctcctgctctccgtattggccaTCTGatcctggaccgttttgaccatgaccctggatttgtccttaataaaagtcacttatcttagcatatgcgtccacctcctcactcCATGTTATAGCAGCACTGACATTTGCAACTGGTATTTTTACAGCCAGTAGAATTATTATTGAACATAGAGGTATAAGTGTAGAGGAATttcaatttaattattttactaTTACTTTAACCTCAAAGGAGAGTCACAGGAAGTAAGGAAACATGCTCCCACAAAGAATGCTTCAATCAAGAGTGCAGTTTATTgggctaaataccaaataacaAAATTCTAATTACTTTCAATGATAAACTTGATTAAAAGAGAAGCATACAGTACTCAAATAATGTGATAAACCATGGAGAATAGAGACTTGGAAACTTTGAAACTATGTAGACAAACAAAAGCAATGGCCTCCTAAAAAGATCAGCAATGCCACTGCTTTTACTTTAGCATATACAAGAAAACAGTAGcaatataatgatattttaatgtaatgcatAGACTAGTTAGATGTGAACCTGTAACAGTTGATTTActcttggttttgtttttctagATAATCTTTAATCATCCGCACCAAAGGACTCCGGAAGGAGCTCCTCTACTGTCATCTTCATGAAAGTCCCATCTGGCTTCGATAAATAAATGTCCCACTCCAGCCCGAACTGCAAGAGAAGGAAGACCCCGTGAGTGTCACTCAGAGTTATAGGTTACAGGTTACAGCTCTGAGGGGTTTTATTACATATCAGAATGTTGGGCTGTCCAGAAGAAGCAGAAATGTGTCCTGCCTTTACTGCACGATCGACTAACATAATGGAAACTAACCTCCCTCATAAATTGTCTGCAGCCACCACACGGTGAGATATAACTTTCCACCATGTCACTAAAAGAAGGAAGATGATCAATTAAACAGTCTAAGACACATGAAAACAGCATTTAAGTATCATATCATTGTAATATATGTCATCATAATCATATGACAGTGAGGTTGAATTAACACCTTGCTACAGCAATGGCCTTGAAATCTCTATGTCCCTCTGACACGGCTTTGGAGATCGCAGTCTTCTCAGCGCAGATACCAAGAGCGGTGCAGGCATTTTCTACATTGCAGCCTGTAGAGGGAGCAAGAAAAATGATCCTAGATTTCAGCAACTGTACCAAGAATACAGCATTAACCATGAAAATACAGTCACAGTGACACACAGCTCAGTGATTAAGCATTTGATTCAGTCTGATTCCAGTTCATTACAGGATATAATTAAAAggaattacattatatttaaaatatctgGACAATTCAATTGATGTGATATGCTTTACAGGGAAATGTACCAAGTCAGACATTTTTCAAAGTGGGGGTATTAACAATGACTGTAACATTTAGAACAACCTTACAGGGACCTATTATATAAAAtggattagattagattagttAACTAATCAAGTATAAAGACAGCAGCACACTCAAATGAACTTTTCTGAGTTGTGAAAACTTTccccagcacagtttggtgtaTTTGAGTGATTTATGCAGTTctactgtcacggttggcccctctcAGTCccgtccatgtgctcctttgttttggtttcagtcctgccccctgtttggttactccgacccctgattgtattcacctgtccctcattgttccgtgtatttaagccctgtgtttgccccttgtgttcgccagtctttgtatcattgtatctttgtacctggtctgtgttggttcTGGTCTTTGTCATGTCCTACCCTAAATCTGTACGtatcggctcattgaccctggactgttttg from Pygocentrus nattereri isolate fPygNat1 chromosome 9, fPygNat1.pri, whole genome shotgun sequence harbors:
- the LOC108433378 gene encoding cytidine deaminase-like; the encoded protein is MVNAVFLVQLLKSRIIFLAPSTGCNVENACTALGICAEKTAISKAVSEGHRDFKAIAVASDMVESYISPCGGCRQFMREFGLEWDIYLSKPDGTFMKMTVEELLPESFGADD